A stretch of Ligilactobacillus faecis DNA encodes these proteins:
- a CDS encoding acetate/propionate family kinase — protein sequence MPKILLMNAGSSSVKWKLFELTDESVVAKGLVERMLAKGSKFEIKYGTEVYQETTDNLTYERAAEMILEKLTALKITSLADIACVGHRVVAGGQTFKKATRVDADVIAQILALSDHAPLHNPMEAKYIELMQQVLPDVPQYAVFDSQFFAQMPEENAIFSLPYELTKEYGIRRYGEHGISHEYLVHKAAQLLERPLEKLKLITLHLGSGSSVSATKDGQAFASSMGFTPLTGLTMGTRAGDVDPSLVPFLMEKLSLSASEVLELFNEKSGLLGLSGYSDDMRDIKEKSATDAQCRLALDVYENKIVGYTGSYFAQLGGADVLVFAGGIGENNAWLRQDICARLACLGVELDQTLNEQGQEGVISTSASKVKVLLLPTNEELAMVQQIKAQLEK from the coding sequence ATGCCAAAAATTTTATTAATGAATGCTGGAAGCTCATCAGTTAAATGGAAGTTATTTGAATTGACGGATGAAAGCGTGGTCGCCAAAGGCTTAGTCGAACGGATGCTTGCTAAAGGTTCAAAATTTGAGATCAAATACGGGACTGAAGTTTATCAGGAAACAACGGATAACTTGACTTATGAACGTGCGGCAGAAATGATCTTAGAAAAATTGACTGCGTTAAAGATCACGTCGTTAGCTGATATTGCTTGCGTGGGCCACCGCGTTGTCGCTGGCGGACAAACTTTTAAAAAGGCTACGCGAGTTGATGCAGATGTGATCGCGCAGATCCTAGCTTTAAGCGATCATGCGCCTTTACATAATCCGATGGAAGCCAAATATATCGAATTGATGCAACAAGTTTTGCCAGATGTACCACAATATGCAGTGTTTGATAGCCAATTCTTTGCTCAGATGCCTGAAGAAAATGCGATCTTTAGCTTACCTTATGAATTGACTAAAGAATATGGGATCAGACGTTATGGTGAACACGGGATCAGTCATGAATATCTCGTGCATAAAGCAGCGCAACTACTTGAAAGACCTTTAGAAAAACTCAAATTGATCACCCTTCATTTAGGAAGTGGTTCGTCTGTTTCAGCTACAAAAGATGGTCAAGCTTTTGCCAGCTCGATGGGTTTTACGCCTTTGACTGGCTTGACGATGGGGACACGGGCTGGTGATGTGGATCCATCGTTAGTACCATTTTTGATGGAAAAACTTTCACTTTCAGCTAGCGAAGTTTTAGAATTGTTCAATGAAAAGTCAGGTCTCTTAGGTCTTTCAGGTTATTCTGATGACATGCGCGATATCAAAGAAAAGAGTGCTACTGATGCGCAGTGTCGTTTGGCACTTGACGTTTATGAAAATAAGATCGTTGGCTATACTGGCAGCTATTTTGCTCAACTAGGTGGGGCGGATGTACTTGTTTTTGCTGGCGGGATCGGTGAAAATAATGCTTGGTTACGCCAAGATATCTGTGCTCGTTTAGCTTGTTTAGGTGTTGAATTAGATCAAACGTTAAATGAGCAAGGGCAAGAAGGCGTGATCTCAACGAGCGCTTCCAAAGTCAAGGTCTTGTTGCTGCCAACAAACGAAGAGCTAGCAATGGTCCAACAGATCAAAGCGCAACTTGAAAAATAA
- the nrdF gene encoding class 1b ribonucleoside-diphosphate reductase subunit beta, with translation MENYKAINWNNLEDQIDKATWEKLTEQFWLDTRIPLSNDLADWRTLSEADKDVVAKVFGGLTLLDTLQSQDGMSALKADSRTQQEEAVLNNIEFMESVHAKSYSSIFSTLNTPKEIEEIFAWTDTNEILQYKAQKINDLYQNGTPLQKKVASVFLETFLFYSGFYTPLYWLGHNKLANVAEIIKLILRDESVHGTYIGYKFQLGFNELSEAQQEEFKTWMYETLYDLYENEEKYTHLLYDQVGWTDDVLVFLRYNANKALMNLGMDPLFPDTAEDVNPVVMNGISTSTSNHDFFSQVGNGYLLGNVEAMQDSDYEF, from the coding sequence ATGGAAAATTATAAAGCGATCAACTGGAACAACTTAGAAGACCAGATCGATAAAGCGACATGGGAAAAACTGACAGAGCAATTTTGGCTCGATACGCGGATCCCACTTTCAAACGATCTTGCTGACTGGCGGACATTATCGGAGGCCGATAAAGATGTGGTGGCTAAAGTCTTTGGGGGCTTGACACTGCTTGATACGCTCCAATCACAAGATGGGATGTCAGCTTTAAAAGCTGACAGTCGCACGCAACAAGAAGAAGCTGTTTTGAATAACATCGAATTTATGGAATCTGTCCACGCTAAAAGTTATTCTTCGATCTTTTCTACTTTGAACACACCAAAAGAGATCGAAGAGATCTTTGCTTGGACAGATACAAATGAGATCTTGCAATACAAGGCCCAAAAGATCAATGATCTTTACCAAAACGGAACACCGCTCCAAAAGAAAGTCGCTTCGGTCTTTTTAGAAACATTTCTCTTCTACTCTGGTTTTTATACCCCACTTTACTGGTTAGGGCATAATAAACTGGCTAACGTAGCGGAGATCATCAAATTGATCTTACGCGATGAATCGGTCCATGGTACCTACATCGGCTACAAGTTCCAACTTGGTTTCAACGAACTTTCAGAAGCTCAACAAGAAGAGTTCAAAACATGGATGTATGAAACGCTCTATGATCTTTATGAAAATGAAGAAAAATACACCCACCTCTTATATGATCAAGTTGGTTGGACTGACGATGTTTTAGTGTTCTTACGCTATAACGCCAATAAAGCTTTGATGAACCTTGGCATGGATCCCCTTTTCCCAGACACAGCTGAAGACGTCAATCCAGTCGTGATGAACGGGATCTCGACTTCTACCTCGAATCATGATTTCTTCTCCCAAGTCGGGAATGGTTATCTCTTAGGTAACGTTGAAGCTATGCAAGATAGTGATTACGAATTTTGA
- a CDS encoding RrF2 family transcriptional regulator, whose product MKLNKSVEQAVYVLLLLALQKDHRPLKSQVLSQNLQVSDSYLKKILTKLSHADLVQASASKQGGYQLAKPIDQISLKDVYFALDQQTKTITFSHLSKALFAEPEHIKESEQKIVQTLLAGEEAFYERLDELKLASLLHKEAYTTGVIDWEKRLE is encoded by the coding sequence ATGAAATTAAATAAAAGCGTCGAACAGGCCGTCTATGTCCTCTTATTATTAGCGCTCCAAAAAGACCACCGTCCCCTTAAAAGTCAGGTTTTGAGTCAAAACTTGCAAGTCTCTGATTCGTATTTAAAAAAGATCTTGACCAAACTTTCGCATGCCGATCTTGTTCAAGCTAGCGCTAGTAAACAAGGTGGCTATCAATTAGCCAAGCCGATCGATCAGATCAGTTTAAAAGATGTCTATTTTGCTTTAGACCAGCAAACTAAAACGATCACGTTCAGCCATCTTTCTAAAGCTTTGTTTGCTGAACCAGAACACATCAAAGAAAGTGAGCAAAAGATCGTACAAACTTTACTCGCTGGTGAAGAAGCCTTCTATGAGCGCTTAGATGAGTTAAAACTCGCAAGTCTCTTACACAAAGAAGCCTATACTACAGGCGTGATCGATTGGGAAAAAAGACTTGAATAA
- a CDS encoding MFS transporter, which translates to MKQGKNIILYHTLSSLYALGLSLWAGTIYLYMHQAGYSYGQINLFLALFWLVTCLTEIPSGYLADRFGALKMTFYSALFRGSGLLLLASVRHELIILVLSACLTALGDSLYSGTLTSWIVEQTKNQKLDQGKLFSNNYVLVSAVSFVGGYFGADLLGNIELKLPLISGAVILFLVGIIALFCKDRDRLADKNSPKKLPHFTFKGLLSERELLKTMVLFLPLTFITVGPYNQWQLYFQHGRKVKTGLILVGIDLCGILGASLFPKVAKLKLSTEKLFLAHVLVIALSVCLLVLSSNYYLAVAFMWLHVVLCALAEILQTKILHEQIHNELRTTWISVNNTLEALVTTAALALNGFIADRFGLGNAWLFLTLLGFSATFIWYGYQKKHA; encoded by the coding sequence ATGAAACAGGGGAAAAATATCATACTTTATCACACCCTATCGAGTTTATATGCGCTTGGTCTCAGTCTTTGGGCGGGGACGATCTATCTTTATATGCATCAAGCTGGTTATAGCTATGGACAGATCAATTTATTTCTAGCTCTTTTTTGGTTAGTCACCTGTCTAACGGAGATCCCGTCAGGTTATTTGGCAGATCGCTTTGGCGCCTTGAAAATGACCTTTTATAGCGCTTTGTTTCGGGGGAGCGGGCTATTGCTCTTAGCCAGCGTGAGGCATGAGCTTATTATTTTAGTATTAAGTGCGTGTTTGACAGCACTTGGCGATTCGCTTTACTCGGGGACGTTGACTTCATGGATCGTAGAACAGACAAAAAACCAGAAGCTCGATCAAGGCAAATTATTCTCAAATAACTATGTCTTAGTTAGTGCAGTAAGCTTTGTTGGTGGATATTTTGGCGCCGATCTCTTAGGAAATATCGAACTGAAATTGCCACTGATCAGCGGGGCTGTGATCTTATTTTTAGTGGGGATCATCGCACTTTTTTGTAAAGATCGTGACCGTCTTGCTGACAAAAATAGCCCAAAGAAACTACCACATTTTACCTTTAAAGGGCTACTTTCCGAGCGAGAACTTTTGAAAACGATGGTCTTATTTTTACCACTGACGTTTATCACTGTTGGTCCGTATAATCAATGGCAGCTCTATTTTCAACACGGAAGAAAAGTCAAAACAGGTCTGATCTTAGTCGGGATCGATCTTTGTGGGATCTTAGGTGCAAGTCTCTTTCCCAAAGTCGCCAAACTAAAACTTTCGACTGAAAAATTGTTTTTAGCACACGTCTTAGTGATCGCTTTGAGTGTTTGCTTACTTGTTCTTAGTTCAAATTATTATTTAGCCGTAGCGTTTATGTGGCTTCATGTCGTTTTGTGTGCTTTAGCTGAGATCTTGCAGACGAAGATCTTACATGAACAGATCCACAATGAATTACGGACGACATGGATCTCAGTCAACAATACGTTAGAAGCGTTAGTTACCACAGCCGCGTTAGCTCTAAACGGCTTTATTGCTGATCGCTTTGGTCTAGGAAATGCGTGGCTTTTTTTGACATTACTTGGTTTCAGTGCCACCTTTATCTGGTACGGTTATCAAAAAAAGCATGCCTAA
- a CDS encoding LysM peptidoglycan-binding domain-containing protein has product MEMKKVVTGAAALSGLVTLGQTAVNADEIVVQAGDTVSELALKHNTTIEAIEQANKLQNVNLIFVGQRLEVGNNGVFNSQPVQQVQAQAQTPTAEVEQPQQAQAQAQPQQQTQAPQVQAPVAPASDAEASAKAWIANVESGGSYTAQNGRYYGKYQLTDSYLGGDYSPENQERVADNYVSNRYGSWQAAKSFWLANGWY; this is encoded by the coding sequence ATGGAAATGAAGAAAGTTGTTACAGGAGCGGCCGCGTTATCTGGCTTAGTTACTTTAGGACAAACTGCTGTTAATGCTGATGAGATCGTTGTTCAAGCAGGAGATACTGTCTCTGAACTTGCTTTAAAACATAACACAACGATCGAAGCGATCGAACAAGCTAACAAACTGCAAAACGTTAACTTGATCTTCGTTGGTCAACGCTTAGAAGTTGGTAACAACGGCGTCTTCAATTCACAACCAGTGCAACAAGTTCAGGCACAAGCTCAAACACCAACAGCTGAAGTTGAACAACCACAACAAGCACAAGCACAAGCTCAACCACAACAACAAACACAAGCTCCTCAAGTGCAAGCACCTGTTGCACCTGCTAGTGACGCAGAAGCAAGTGCTAAAGCATGGATCGCAAACGTCGAATCAGGTGGTTCTTACACAGCGCAAAACGGGCGCTACTATGGTAAATATCAATTGACTGATTCTTATCTTGGCGGAGACTACTCTCCTGAAAATCAAGAACGTGTCGCTGATAACTATGTGTCTAACCGTTACGGTTCTTGGCAAGCAGCTAAGTCATTTTGGCTTGCAAACGGTTGGTACTAA
- the nrdH gene encoding glutaredoxin-like protein NrdH produces MALDLYTKDNCIQCKMTKKFLLENNIEFGEHNISDHPEYISYLKEKGLSTVPVIEQDHSPIINGFRPDLLKKLAIQ; encoded by the coding sequence ATGGCTTTAGATCTATATACAAAAGATAACTGTATCCAATGTAAGATGACCAAAAAATTCTTACTCGAAAATAACATTGAATTTGGCGAACATAACATCTCTGATCACCCTGAATACATCAGTTATTTAAAAGAAAAAGGTTTGAGCACTGTGCCTGTGATCGAACAAGACCATTCTCCGATCATCAATGGTTTTCGACCTGATCTCCTAAAGAAGCTGGCGATTCAATGA
- the nrdI gene encoding class Ib ribonucleoside-diphosphate reductase assembly flavoprotein NrdI, whose translation MKIAFFSVTGQTRRFVKKLGPDVDAFEITPVDPLIEVTEPFVLIVPTYEDEITYPVTEFLEYNNNAQFLKGIVGTGNRNFAELFIFTAKDLAAKFKAPIIYAFEFNGTPRDVENFKEAVNKLES comes from the coding sequence ATGAAGATCGCCTTTTTTAGTGTGACCGGCCAGACTCGGCGCTTTGTCAAAAAACTTGGTCCAGACGTCGATGCGTTTGAGATCACTCCAGTCGATCCTTTAATTGAAGTGACAGAACCGTTTGTTTTGATCGTTCCGACTTATGAAGATGAGATCACCTACCCTGTCACTGAATTTTTAGAATACAACAACAATGCCCAATTTTTAAAAGGGATCGTGGGCACTGGTAATCGCAATTTTGCAGAATTATTTATTTTTACAGCCAAGGACTTGGCGGCTAAATTCAAAGCACCGATCATTTATGCTTTTGAATTCAACGGTACGCCTCGCGATGTTGAAAATTTTAAGGAAGCGGTGAATAAACTTGAGTCTTAA
- a CDS encoding ribose-phosphate diphosphokinase: MKNKQANGQLKLFALNSNQELAQKIADQLEVKLCDASVKHFSDGEIQININESVRGDDVFILQSISDPVNENFMELMVMMDALRRSSAGSINAIIPYYGYARADRKARSREPITAKLIANFITLAGADRVIALDLHAGQLQGFFNIPVDHLLAIYEQAEHFKQAGICQDVVVVAPDHNSVKGARNLADLLKAPIAIVDKRDENRLDIENSTVIGEVSGHNCIVYDDMIDTGAKMADAAAALAKAGAKDIYACATHAVFSGNAVEELKDSAYKEIVVTDTIALPQAKQFDKLKVLSVAPIFAKAIDLIYHNNSVDSLFNQKDNI, translated from the coding sequence ATGAAAAATAAGCAAGCAAACGGCCAACTCAAGTTGTTTGCGTTAAATTCGAACCAAGAGTTAGCGCAAAAGATCGCTGATCAGCTCGAAGTCAAACTTTGTGATGCTTCCGTCAAACATTTTAGTGATGGCGAGATCCAGATCAATATCAACGAAAGTGTGCGTGGGGATGATGTCTTTATCCTCCAATCTATTTCAGATCCAGTTAATGAGAATTTTATGGAATTGATGGTCATGATGGATGCTTTGCGGCGCTCAAGTGCTGGTTCGATCAATGCGATCATCCCTTATTATGGGTATGCTCGGGCCGATCGTAAAGCGCGCTCACGGGAACCGATCACAGCTAAACTGATCGCAAACTTCATTACTTTAGCCGGAGCTGATCGTGTGATCGCACTTGATCTCCATGCAGGACAACTACAAGGCTTTTTCAATATTCCAGTCGATCATTTATTAGCGATCTATGAACAAGCTGAGCATTTCAAACAAGCAGGGATCTGCCAAGATGTTGTCGTTGTTGCGCCAGACCATAATAGCGTCAAAGGCGCTCGTAACTTGGCCGATCTTTTGAAAGCTCCGATCGCGATCGTCGATAAACGGGATGAAAATCGGTTAGACATTGAAAATTCAACAGTTATCGGTGAAGTTTCAGGCCACAATTGTATCGTTTACGATGATATGATCGATACTGGCGCTAAGATGGCTGATGCCGCAGCTGCTTTAGCTAAGGCTGGGGCCAAAGATATTTATGCTTGTGCAACGCATGCTGTCTTTTCTGGTAATGCTGTTGAAGAACTCAAAGATTCGGCTTACAAAGAGATCGTTGTGACTGATACGATCGCCTTACCTCAAGCAAAGCAATTTGATAAATTAAAAGTTTTATCTGTGGCACCGATCTTTGCCAAAGCGATCGATCTGATCTATCATAACAATTCAGTCGATTCACTTTTTAACCAAAAAGATAATATTTGA
- a CDS encoding SRPBCC family protein, giving the protein MSETVTVVQTINAPLAEVFAWFYRSENFKASPIVFRSSWRTSQRWQTGSKRDIVMLAGWYFEEITAVVSKQQIDYRVVSSFPPVRQDFTRIMFTELRFGQVKVTWQIELSVKPFSSKRLDHLAGKMARLLYQTILDAGKKALERSL; this is encoded by the coding sequence ATGAGTGAGACCGTCACAGTTGTCCAAACGATCAACGCTCCTTTAGCAGAAGTTTTTGCTTGGTTTTACCGTTCTGAGAACTTTAAAGCTTCACCGATCGTTTTTCGCTCCTCTTGGCGCACTTCACAGCGCTGGCAAACAGGCTCAAAACGTGATATCGTTATGCTTGCTGGGTGGTATTTTGAAGAGATCACAGCCGTCGTTTCCAAGCAACAGATCGACTACCGCGTCGTTTCTTCATTTCCCCCGGTGCGCCAAGATTTTACTCGGATCATGTTTACTGAGCTTCGTTTTGGTCAAGTAAAAGTTACTTGGCAGATCGAGCTTTCAGTCAAACCCTTTAGCTCAAAACGCCTTGACCATCTAGCCGGTAAAATGGCCCGCCTACTCTACCAAACGATCTTGGATGCAGGCAAAAAAGCTCTAGAAAGAAGTTTGTAA
- the nrdE gene encoding class 1b ribonucleoside-diphosphate reductase subunit alpha translates to MSLKDLDTNNVTYYDLNNRLNIPLNGQIQLDQDQAALKAFLEQNVVPNTMRFASLKERFEYLLENNYLEADFIQKYEFSFIEKLYAHLKEADFHFKTFMAAYKFYTQYALKTDDGQYYLENFIDRVAVNALYFADGDEALALKLADELISQRYQPATPSFLNAGRSRRGELVSCFLLQVTDDMNSIGRAINSALQLSRIGGGVGITLSNLRSAGAPIKGIKGAASGVVPVMKLLEDSFSYSNQLGQRQGAGVVYLNVFHPDIIDFLASKKENADEKIRVKTLSLGVIVPDKFYELAKNDQAMYLFDPYDVERKYGKPFSYVDITAEYDALVADKTITKKKISARLLEEEISKLQQESGYPYVINIDTANKANPIAGKIIMSNLCSEILQVQTPSKINDTQDYEVLGTDVSCNLGSTNIVNLMASPDFGNSVETMVRALTFVTDNSNIDVVPSIQAGNKAAHSIGLGAMGLHAFLAKNQIHYGSPEALEFTSTYFMLLNYWTLKASNQIAKERSETFVDFYKSAYASGAYFDKYLTHDYAPTSEKVKALFAGVFIPTKADWEELKEAIKRDGLYHQNRLAVAPNGSISYINDTTASIHPIINKIEERQERQIGKIYYPAPYLSNETLPYYAPAYDMDMRKVIDTYAAAQEHVDQGMSLTLFMRSSIPEGLYPWKAGRTDKMTTRDLSILRNYAHHKGIKSIYYVRTFTDTQDEVGVNECESCVI, encoded by the coding sequence TTGAGTCTTAAAGACCTCGATACCAATAACGTTACGTATTATGACCTAAATAATCGTTTGAACATCCCCCTCAATGGTCAGATCCAACTTGATCAAGATCAAGCAGCACTAAAAGCATTTTTAGAACAAAATGTCGTGCCAAATACGATGCGCTTTGCTTCACTCAAAGAGCGTTTTGAGTACTTACTTGAAAATAATTATTTAGAAGCCGATTTTATCCAAAAATACGAATTTTCTTTCATTGAAAAACTCTATGCGCACCTCAAAGAAGCTGATTTCCATTTCAAAACCTTTATGGCAGCGTATAAGTTTTACACTCAATATGCTTTAAAGACAGATGATGGTCAGTACTATCTTGAAAACTTTATCGATCGTGTGGCTGTCAACGCGCTTTATTTTGCCGATGGCGATGAAGCGTTAGCTTTGAAATTAGCCGATGAGCTGATCAGTCAACGCTACCAACCAGCAACACCAAGTTTTTTGAATGCCGGTCGGAGCCGTCGGGGCGAACTGGTTTCTTGCTTCTTACTGCAAGTGACTGATGATATGAATTCGATCGGGCGCGCGATCAACTCAGCCTTACAGCTTTCACGGATCGGTGGTGGCGTTGGGATCACATTGAGCAACTTACGTTCAGCCGGAGCACCGATCAAAGGGATCAAAGGTGCTGCTTCTGGGGTCGTGCCTGTCATGAAATTATTAGAAGATAGTTTTTCTTATTCCAACCAATTAGGACAACGTCAAGGGGCTGGTGTCGTTTATTTGAATGTTTTTCATCCCGACATCATCGACTTTTTAGCCTCTAAAAAAGAAAATGCCGACGAAAAGATCCGCGTCAAAACACTTTCTTTAGGGGTGATCGTGCCCGATAAATTTTACGAATTGGCTAAAAACGATCAAGCGATGTACCTCTTTGATCCCTATGATGTTGAAAGAAAATATGGCAAACCTTTCTCATATGTCGATATCACAGCTGAATACGATGCTTTAGTGGCTGACAAAACGATCACTAAAAAGAAGATCTCGGCCCGTTTACTTGAAGAAGAGATCTCAAAGCTCCAACAAGAATCTGGTTATCCATACGTGATCAACATTGATACTGCTAACAAAGCTAATCCGATCGCAGGTAAGATCATCATGAGCAATCTTTGTTCTGAGATCTTACAAGTTCAAACACCATCCAAAATAAACGATACGCAAGATTATGAAGTTTTAGGTACTGACGTTAGTTGTAACCTTGGTTCGACAAATATCGTCAATTTGATGGCTTCTCCTGATTTTGGAAATTCAGTCGAAACGATGGTCCGGGCTTTGACTTTTGTAACAGATAATTCCAATATCGATGTTGTTCCTTCGATCCAAGCTGGCAATAAAGCCGCCCATTCGATCGGTCTAGGCGCGATGGGCTTACATGCTTTTCTAGCTAAAAATCAGATCCACTATGGTTCACCTGAAGCCCTTGAATTTACAAGTACTTACTTCATGTTATTGAACTATTGGACTTTAAAAGCTTCCAATCAGATCGCCAAAGAGCGTTCTGAAACTTTTGTTGATTTTTACAAGAGTGCTTACGCTTCAGGCGCATATTTTGATAAATATTTGACGCACGACTATGCGCCAACTTCGGAGAAAGTCAAAGCTTTATTTGCCGGAGTCTTTATCCCAACTAAAGCCGACTGGGAAGAATTAAAAGAAGCGATCAAACGCGATGGCCTTTACCATCAAAATCGCTTAGCTGTCGCACCAAACGGTTCGATCTCCTACATCAACGATACGACAGCTTCGATCCATCCGATCATCAATAAGATCGAAGAACGCCAAGAGCGTCAGATCGGGAAGATCTACTACCCGGCGCCATATCTTTCAAATGAGACTTTACCATACTATGCTCCAGCCTATGATATGGATATGCGCAAAGTCATCGATACGTATGCAGCGGCTCAAGAACACGTCGATCAAGGGATGAGTCTGACGCTCTTTATGCGCTCTTCGATCCCAGAAGGACTTTATCCTTGGAAAGCAGGTCGTACAGATAAGATGACGACACGTGACCTTTCGATCTTACGTAATTATGCACACCATAAAGGGATCAAATCGATCTATTACGTGCGCACCTTCACCGATACCCAAGATGAAGTCGGCGTCAACGAATGCGAGAGCTGTGTGATCTAA
- a CDS encoding NAD-dependent epimerase/dehydratase family protein, producing MTNVVLLGGNGYLGRNLTKHWLKADPDATFYVVSRSGKNKLTDPRIINVSANVTDSKQVAKYLPAKLDYIVDLVGRPEKDPVKFKEVNDLPAETMLTLAKTHQTKAMGFIGGILGPSSFVKGKAAIATKLRQSLIRTEVVAPTIVYGDDRNDTMSKFVPLLKCFGLFSKKFKPVHVDDVTEELLHKLVRS from the coding sequence ATGACAAATGTTGTTTTACTTGGGGGAAATGGTTACTTAGGACGTAATTTGACCAAACATTGGCTCAAAGCTGATCCAGATGCTACTTTTTATGTCGTTTCGCGCTCAGGCAAAAATAAACTCACCGATCCCCGGATCATTAACGTTTCAGCAAATGTCACCGATAGCAAGCAAGTCGCTAAATATTTACCCGCCAAGCTCGATTACATCGTTGATCTCGTGGGGCGGCCAGAAAAAGATCCTGTCAAATTTAAAGAAGTTAATGATCTGCCAGCTGAAACGATGCTTACTTTAGCCAAAACTCACCAAACAAAAGCAATGGGCTTTATCGGCGGGATCTTAGGACCAAGTTCATTTGTCAAAGGCAAAGCTGCGATCGCAACTAAATTACGCCAAAGCTTGATCAGGACTGAAGTCGTAGCGCCAACGATCGTCTATGGAGATGATCGCAACGATACGATGTCAAAATTTGTTCCGCTATTAAAATGCTTTGGACTCTTTTCTAAAAAATTCAAACCAGTCCATGTTGATGACGTAACTGAAGAATTATTGCATAAGTTGGTGAGATCATGA